The Pyxidicoccus sp. MSG2 DNA segment GCCCAGAAGGCGGACCCCGTCGCTCGGGGGTATTCGGACAAGCGAATCGCCTCCTTCGCTGGCATGGTGCCGGCCGAGTCTCCGCGTGCGGTAATTCTCGTCGTAGTGGACGAACCGAAGACAGACGTATACGGGGGGCTCGTGGCTGCCCCTGCTTTCAAGGAGATTGCGACTGCCGCCATGGCCCACCTGGCCGTGCCCCCGTCCCGGACGGTGGCACCCGAGGTGGCCGTGGCAGCCGTGTCCCCCGCGCCCGCCGCGGCGAAGCCGGTGGCCCCCAAGGCCGCCGTGCCCGCGCGTCCGGTGCTGGCGGAGGCGGTGACGGAGACCCCGGAGCCCGGCACGGTGCGTGTGCCGGACGTCCAGGGACAGGTAGGACGAGAAGCCGTGGTGAAGCTGCTCGCCGCGGCCCTCGAGCCACAAGTAATGGGCAGTGGACGAGTGGTGTCTCAAACCCCCGCCGCCGGCGCACTGGTGGAGAAGGGGGCCCGGGTGACGCTGGAGCTCGCGACGCGGCAATGAGGCCGCGCTCGCTCCAGGACCCGCGCTTGCAAGACGTGTGAAGGGGAAGAGATGAAGCTGACGGATGTCCTCGCAGGATGTGGTGCCGAGCAGACCTCGGGCGGCCGTTCCGCGGTTGACGTCACCGGTGTGACGCAGGACTCGCGGCGCGTGAAGGCGGGGGACCTCTTCGTCGCCATTCCTGGCACGAAGGAGGATGGGGCCCAGTTCATCGGCGAGGCCGTGTCCCGTGGTGCGGTGGCGGTGGTCTCCGAGAAGCCGGTGCCCTCCTCGCAGGTGCCCTTCTTCAAGGTGGGCAACGCGCGCAAGGCCCTGGCCATCATCGCGGCCAACTTCTACGGCCGTCCCGCCGACCAGCTCACGCTGCTCGGTGTCACCGGGACGAACGGGAAGACGACGACGACCTACTTGCTGGAGGCGATGAGCACGGCGGCCTATGCGGCCACCGGGGTCATCGGCACGCTGGGCTACAAGTTCTCCGGAAAGACGGTGGAGAGCGCCAATACCACCCCGGATGCGCTGGAGCTGCACCGCATCTTCCGGGAGATGGTCGACGCGGGGGTGGAGACGGTCATCATGGAGGTGTCCAGCCATGCGCTCGCGCAGGAGCGCGTGCACGGGCTCACCTTCAAGGCGGCGGGCTTCTCCAACCTGAGCCGGGACCACCTCGACTACCACAAGGACATGGAGGACTACTTCCAGGCGAAGCGGAAGCTGTTCGCCGAGAACCTGTCCGCCACCGGCGTGGCCGTGGTCAACGGCGACGACACCTACGCCAGCCGCATCTACAACGAGCTGCGCGGCCAGAAGCGCATGGCGTGGAAGTTCAGCCGCGTGGGCAATGGAGAAGTCTCCGCCGCCGACGTCACCTTCACGCTCCAGGGCATCAAGGGAACGCTGAAGACGCCCGCGGGTGACATCCCCATCAAGAGCAAGCTCCTGGGCCCCCACAACCTGGAGAACATCCTCCTGGCGGCGGGCATCGGCCTGGGCGCGGGCTTCGCCCGGCGCGACGTGCAGGAGGGCATCGAGCGCATGACGCCGGTGGCCGGCCGCATGGAGCGCGTGGAGAACTACGGCCCCGGTGGCGCACCGGCGGTGCTGGTGGACTACGCGCACACCGACGACGCGCTCAAGCGCGCGCTGGAGGCCGCTCGCGCGCTGGCCAAGGGCCGTGTCATCACGGTCTTCGGCTGCGGTGGCGACCGGGACAAGGGCAAGCGTCCGCTGATGGGCGCGGTGGCGGCGGAGGCCGCGGACCTGGCCATCGTCACCAGCGACAATCCCCGCAGCGAGAACCCGGACGACATCATCGGCGAGGTCACGCCGGGCCTGGAGAAGGGCGGCCTGCGCCGCATCTCCGCGGGCAAGGCCAAGTCGGGTGAGAAAGGCTACCTGGTGGACGCGGACCGCCGCGCGGCGATTGAACTCGCCATCGGCCTGGCCAGCGCGGACGACGTCGTCCTCATCGCCGGCAAGGGCCACGAGACGTACCAGCAGGTGGGCACGGAGAAGCACAACTTCGACGACCGCCAGGTGGCGGCGAAGGCGCTGGCCAACCGTACCCCCTAGCTGAAGTCACGAGAGCGCGGCCCGGCCCGGCCGCGCTCGCCCCCACACCCCTATGTCAGCCCGATTCAACGACGATGAGGTGGTGCAGGCGACCGGGGCCACCCGGCGCGGAGGTCCGGCCCCGGCCGCGTTCTCCGCGGTCTGCACCGACACGCGCTCGCTCACCCCGGGCTGTCTCTTCGTGGCCCTCGTCGGCGAGCGCTTCGACGCGCACGCCTTCGTGGATGCGGCGGCGAAGGGTGGGGCGGCTGGCGCCGTCGTCGGGCGCGGGCGCACGCTGCCCGCGCTGCCGGAGGGCTTCCCCCTCTACGAGGTGGAGGACACGCTGATGGCGCTGGGGGCCCTCGGCCGCCACCACCGGCAGCACTTCAAGATTCCCCTCTGCGCGGTGGGCGGCTCCAACGGGAAGACGACCACCAAGGAGATGGTGGGCGCCATCCTCGCCACGCGCGGGCCGGCCCTGAAGACGGAGGGCAACCTCAACAACGAGATTGGCGTCCCGCTGACGCTCTTCCGCCTGGAGCCCCAGCACGTGGCGGCCGTCATCGAGGTGGGCATGAACCGCCCCGGTGAGATTGAACGGCTCACCCGCGTGGTGCGGCCGGATGCCGGTGTCATCACCGTCGTCCAGCCCGAGCACCTGGAAGGCCTGGGCAGCATCGAGGGCGTGGCGGAGGCGGAAGGGGAGATGTTCCGCGAGCTGGGCCCCACGTCCACGGTGGTCGTGAATGTGGACGACCCGCTCATCCCGAAGCAGGCCGCGCGGAGCAAGGCGAAGCAGCTGACCTTCGGCCGGGCGGAGGGCGCGGACGTGCGGCTCACGGCGGTGGAGACGCGCGGCCGCGAGGGCATGGTGGCCACGGTGCGCTACTCCGGCCGTGACTGGCCGGTGCGGCTGCACTTCATCGGTCCGCACAACGCGCAGAACGCCACGGCGGCCTTCGCGCTGGCGCTGGCGCTGGGCTACTCGCCGGAGGAGTGCGTGCGCGGCCTGGAGACGGCGCGGCCGTACGCGCGGCGCCTCAACGTGGTGGATGGCAAGGGCGGCGTGACGGTGATTGACGACTGTTACAACGCCAACCCGGCCTCCATGGACGCGGCGCTGGAGACGCTGGGCACGCTGGTGCCCGCAGGCGGCCGTCCGGTGGTGGTGCTGGGGGACATGCTGGAGCTGGGCCCGGGCGAGCTGGAAGAGCACTCGCGCCTGGGCGGGCGCGTTCCCGGGCACGCGAAGCTCGCGGCCTTCTTCGGTCCCCGCTCCGTCAAGGGGTGGGAGGCCGCTTCCATGGGCAATTCCGCTGCCCACTTCACCGAGATTGAGCCGCTGGTGGCCTGGCTGTCGCCCCAACTGCGCGCGGGTGACGTGGTGCTGGTGAAGGCCAGCCGTGGCATGCGGCTGGAACGGGTGGTGGCGGCGCTGACGGGCGCGCCAGCCCCCGGAGGAACTCACTAGTGCTGTATCTCCTCTACGAGCTCATCCAGAACACGGAAGCCGGGCGCGTCCTCAACTTCCTGCGCTACCCCACCTTCCGCATCATCGCCGCGGGCGTCTTCGCCCTGCTGCTCGGCATGCTCATCGGTCCCCGGCTCATTGCCCGCCTGCGGCTGAAGCAGCACGGGCAGAGCAACGTGCGCGAGGACACGCCGGACACGCACCAGAAGAAGAAGGGCACGCCCACCATGGGCGGCTCGCTCATCCTCATCTGCATCGCCGCCGGTACGCTGCTGTTCGCGGACCTGGGCAGCCGTGGCGTGTGGGTGATGCTGCTGCTCACCTTCGGCTACGGCTTCATCGGCTTCCTGGATGACTGGCTGAAGCTGTCCAAGCGCAACTCGAAGGGGCTCGCCGGCCGCAAGAAGATGGTGCTGCAGACCTTCTTCTTCCTCGTCGCGGTGTTCGGCCTGCTCACCACGTGGACGCACCCGGACGGCTCCTTCGGGCCCACGCTGCTCATCAACACGAAGCTGACGGTGCCCTTCATCCCCACGCGCTGGTTCAACCCGGACCTGGGCTGGTTCTACGTCGTCTTCGCGTGGATCGTCATCGTCGGCACCTCCAACGCCGTCAACCTCACCGACGGCCTGGACGGCCTGGCGATTGTCCCCACCATCGTCTCCGCCATCACCTTCGCGGTGCTCTGCTACGTGGCGGGCACCACGCTGAGCATCGCGGACTCGGAATTGGTGAACGGGGTGCCAAAACTCGTGGCCACGCCGCTGTACCAGTACCTGGGCATCCTCCAGGTGCCGGGCGGCGCGGAGCTGGCCGTGTTCTGCGCGGCCATTGTCGGCGCGGGCATCTCCTTCCTCTGGTTCAACACCTATCCGGCCTCCGTCTTCATGGGCGACATCGGCTCGCTGGCGCTGGGTGGCGCGCTGGGCGGCCTGGCCGTCCTGTCCAAGAACGAGGTGGTGTCCGCCATCATCCACGGCATCTTCTTCGCCGAGGCGCTGAGCGTGATGATTCAGGTGGCCTCCTTCAAGATGACGGGCAAGCGCGTCTTCAAGATGGCGCCGGTGCACCACCACTTCGAGCTGAAGGGCCTGGCCGAGCCGAAGATCATCGTCCGTTTCTGGATCGTCTCCATCCTCTGTGGTGGCGTGGCGCTCCTGTCGCTCAAGCTGCGCTGAAACCGCGGCAAAGGGGGCTCGGCCATGTCGTTGTCGCTGTCCGGTCAGAAGGTCCTCGTCTACGGGCTGGCGAAGAGTGGCGTGGCGGCGCTGCGCCTCCTGCGCCAGCACGGCGCTCACGTCACGGCGCTGGATGCGCGCACCGAGGACGCGCTGGGCGAGGTGGGCCGCGAGGTGAAGGCCCTCGGCGCTTCGCTCGTCACCGGCCCGGTGCCTCCGGGCCTGCTCGCGTCGCAGGACCTGGTGGTGGTGAGCCCCGGTGTGCCGCTGGCGCTTCCGGAGATTGAAGCGGCGCGCACCGCGGGCGTGGCGGTGTGGGGCGAGGTGGAGCTGGCCTCGCGCTTCCTCACCGAGGTGCCCCTGTTCGGGATTACGGGCACCAACGGAAAGAGCACCACCACGGCGCTCACCGGCGAGCTCTTCCTGCGCGGCGGCCAGCGTACCTTCGTGGGCGGCAACCTGGGCCGGCCCTTCTCCGAGGCCGCCCTGGCCCCGAAGGACTGGGACGCGCTGGTGGTGGAGCTGTCCAGCTTCCAGCTCGAGGGCATCCGCACCCTGCGCCCGCGCGGCGCCGCCATCCTCAACCTCACGCCGGACCACCTGGACCGGTACGCCACCCACGCCGACTACGGCGCGGCGAAGGCTCGCATCTTTCAAAGCCAGCAGGCCGGGGACTTCGCGGTGGTCAACGCGGACGACGCGGACGTGCTGGGGCTGGCGCGCGCGGCGAAGGTGCCCGTGTACGGCTTCGGCATGACGGGGCGCCCGGTGGCGGACGCGCCGAAGCTGGCGGGCCAGGCCATCGCGGAGGAGGGCGGGTTCCGGCTCGACTTCCTGAACGAGCACTACCGGCTCACCAACCGCGCGCTGCGCGGCGCGCACAATGCGCAGAACGCCATGGCGGCGGCACTGCTGGCGCGGCTGGGCGGCGTGCCGGCCGACGCGGTGCAGGCGGGACTGGACAGCTACCCGGGACTGCCGCACCGCATGGAGAGCGTGCGCGTGCTGGACGGCGTGGAGTGGGTGAACGACTCCAAGGCCACCAACGTGGACTCGGTGCTGGTGGCACTGCGCGCCTTCAAGGGCGACCTGTGGCTGATTGCCGGCGGCAAGGGAAAGGGCGCGCCGTACGCGCCCATGGTGGAGGAGGGGCGGGGCAAGGTGAAGGGCGTGCTCACCATCGGTCAGGACGCCGACGTCCTGGCAAAGGCGTATGCGGGCCAGGCGCCGGTGCATGCATGCGGCACGCTGGACGCGGCGGTGAAGAAGGCGCGCGAAGTGGCGAAGGCGGGGGACACGGTGCTGCTGTCGCCCGCGTGCGCGTCGTATGACCAGTTCAAGAACTTCGAGGACCGGGGCGACACCTTCAAACGCCTCGTCGGGGCGCTGTGATGGACATGAAGACCACTCCTCCCGCGTCCGCCTCCGTGCGGTTCGACCCGATACTCCTGTGCGCCGTGCTCGGCCTCGTCACCTTCGGGCTGGTGATGGTGTACTCGGCCAGCGCGGTGCTGGCGCAGGACAAGCTGGGTGACAGCCTGTACTTCTTCAAGCGCCAGCTCACCGCGGCCGGCATGGGCGTGGTGGCCATGGCGGTGGCCATGAAGGTGGGCTGGCGCAAGCTGGCGCGCTGGGCGTACCCGCTGCTGCTCATCGCCATCGTCCTGCTGGTGGCGGTGGCCATCCCCGGCATCGGCACCACGGCGGGCGGCGCGCGCCGGTGGATTCGCCTGCCGGGCTTCAGCCTGCAGCCCGCGGAGTTGGCGAAGTTCGCCTGGGTCGTCTACCTGTCCTACTCGCTGGCGAAGAAGCGCGAGAAGGTGGCCACCTTCTCCGTGGGCTTCCTCCCGCACCTGGCCCTGTGTGGAGTGCTCGTCCTCCTGTGCATGCTCCAGCCGGACTTCGGCAGCAGCGTGCTGCTGGTGTTCATGCTCTTCGTGCTGCTCTTCGCGGCCGGGGCGAAGCTGAGCTACCTGGTGGGCTCGGTGCTGCTGGCGCTGCCCCTGGCGTACGTCGCGATTGCGACGAGCCCGTACCGCATGAAGCGCATCCTCGCCTTCCTGGACCCGTGGGCGCACCGGCACGACGTGGGCTACCAGGTGGCCGAGTCGCTGATGTCCATCGGCTCGGGCGGAGTGTCGGGCCTGGGGCTGGGGGACGGGCGGCAGAAGCTCTTCTTCCTGCCGGAGGCGCACACCGACTTCATCTTCTCCATCATCGGCGAGGAGACGGGGCTGATAGGCGTGGGGTTGCTGGTGACGCTGTACGGAATGGTGCTGTGGCGCGGGGTGCGCGCCAGCCTGGCCGCGGGGGAGACGTTCGGCACGTACCTGGGGCTGGGCATCACCTCCATCATCGCGTTCCAGGCCACGGTGAACATGTGCGTGGCCATGGGGCTGCTGCCCACGAAGGGGCTGACGCTGCCCTTCGTCTCGTACGGAGGAACTTCCTTGGTGGTGCTGATGGGAGCGGCGGGGGTGCTGTTGTCCTTGAGCGCGAATGCCGAGCCGGCAACACGCGCCACGCGGACGGGCACGGACATGCGGGAGGTGACGGCGTGAAGGTCCTCATCGCGGGCGGCGGCACCGGTGGCCATCTCTTCCCGGGCATCGCCCTGGCGGAAGAGGTGACGACGCGTCACCATGGCAACGAGGTGGTCTTCGTGGGCACCGAGCGGGGCCTCGAGGCGCGCGTGGTGCCGAAGGAGGGCTACCCGCTGGAGTTGGTGAAGGTGCAGGGCCTCAAGGGGAAGAACCTGTTCGCCTTCATCAAGGCGCTCTTCGCCCTGCCGCTGGCCTTCATCGAGTCGTTCCGCATCCTCGCCCGGCAGAAGCCGGACGTGGTGGTGGGCGTGGGCGGCTACGCCAGCGGGCCGGTGGTGCTGGCCGCATGGCTGATGGGCATCCCCACCGCGATTCAGGAACAGAACGCGCTGCCGGGCCTCACCAACAAGCTGCTGGGCAAGGTGGTTCGCGTCGTCTTCACCGCCTTCGAGGGCGCGCACCGCTTCTTCCCGGAGAAGAAGGTGCAGCTCATCGGCAACCCCATCCGCCGCAAGCTGATGGACAACTACCTGCGCAGCCACGTGGCGCACGAGAAGTTCTCGCTGCTCGTCTTCGGCGGCAGCCTGGGCGCGCGCGGCATCAATCAGCGGATGATTGAGGCGTTGAACTCCCTGGGCGACCTGAAGGACGGGCTGCACTTCGTCCACCAGACGGGGAAGAACGACCTGGAGCAGGTGCGCAAGGGCTACGCGGAGAAGGGCTTCCAGGCGGACGTGGTGGAGTTCATCGACGACATGTCGAGCGCGTACGCGAAGGCGGACCTCGTCGTCTGTCGCGCCGGGGCCACCACGCTGGCGGAGCTGACCGTGTGCAAGAAGGCCAGCATCCTCATTCCCTTTCCTCACGCCACGGATGACCACCAGGCCGTGAATGCGAAGGCACTCGTGGACGCGGGCGCGGCGCTGATGTTCCGCGAGTCGGAGCTCACCGGGGAGAAGCTGGCGGAGGTCATCCGCACCCTGAAGAGCGACCCGGCGAAGCTGAAGAACATGGAGAAGAAGGCGGGCCTGCTGGGCCGCCCGGAGGCAGCCAAGGAGCTGGCGGACGTCTGCGTGGACCTGATGGTGCAGGCGTGGGGCCCCAATGGTAGGGAGCGCGCCCCCACCGAGCCGAAGAAGGCGCCGAGGAGCCACTCGTGACGAAGAACAAGCCCGTCAGCCTCTTCAAGACGCGCCACGCCGCGCAGGTGCACTTCGTGGGCATCGGCGGCATCGGCATGAGCGGCATCGCCGAGGTGCTGCTCAACCTGGGCTACCGGGTGTCCGGCAGCGACTTGAAGGAGAGCGACATCACCCGGCGCCTGACGCGCATGGGGGCCACCATCTTCGAGGGGCACAAGGCGCAGAACCTCGTCCAGGCGGACGTGGTGGTCATCTCCTCCGCGGTGCGCAAGGACAACCCGGAGGTCGTCACCGCGCGGCAGCGGAAGATTCCCGTCATCCCCCGCGCGGAGATGCTCGCGGAGTTGATGCGCCTGAAGTACTCCGTCGCGGTGGCGGGCAGCCACGGCAAGACGACGACGACGTCCATGGTGGCCACGGTGCTGAGCGCCGCGGGGTTGGACCCGACGGCGGTGGTGGGCGGCAAGGTGAACGTGCTCGACTCCAACGCCAAGCTGGGCAAGAGCGAGCTGATGGTGGTGGAGGCGGACGAGAGCGACGGCAGCTTCCTCAAGCTGCACCCGTCCATCTCCATCGTCACCAACATCGACCCGGAGCACATGGACCACTACGGCACGCTGGACACGCTCCAGTCCGCCTTCGTGGAGTTCTGCAACCGGGTGCCCTTCTACGGCCTCAACGTCCTCTGCCTGGACAACCCCAACGTCCAGGCACTGCTGCCGCGGATTGAGAAGCGCTTCGTCACCTACGGCAGTTCGCATATGGCGGACTACCGGCTGGAGAACATCCAACTGGACGGCTTCACCACCACCTTCCAGGCCTTCCGCCGGGACGAGCCGCTGGGCGAGTTCCGCGTGCGCATGGTGGGCGCGCACAACGCCTTCAACGCGCTGGCCGTCATCGCCGTGGCGGAGGAGATGGACATCCCGCTGGAGACGGTGCGCGGCGCGCTGGCCGAGTTCGGCGGCGTGCAGCGGCGCTTCACCGTGCGCGGCGAGGCGCAGGGCATCACCGTGGTGGACGACTACGGGCACCACCCCACCGAGGTCATGGCCACGCTGGCCGGCGCGCGCAAGGCCTTCGGCCGCCGCGTGGTGGTGGCCTTCCAGCCGCACCGCTACACGCGCACCCACGACTTGATGAAGGAGTTCTCCACCTCGTTCAACGACGCGGACGTGCTCTTCGTCACCAGCGTCTACGCGGCGGGCGAGGAGCGGATTGCGGGCGCCACCGGCGACGCGCTGGCGGACGCCATCCGCGCGCACGGCCACCGTGACGTCACCTTCGTGGAGAAGCGCACCGAATTGCCGGCGGCGCTGCTGCCCCGGCTGCGCGAGGGCGACCTGGTGCTCACGCTGGGCGCGGGCGACATCACCCAGGTGGGGCCGGACCTGCTCACCCTGCTGGGCACCTCCTCTTTGTCGAAGGGCTGAGCCCCATGGTCGAAGCGGGCGTGAGGACGGCGCTGGCGGAGCGCGTGGCGCGGCTGTCCGGCTGCGAGGTGAAGCCGGGCGAGCCCCTGGCCCCGCTCACCAGCGTTCGGGTGGGCGGCGCGGCGGAAGCGCTGGTGCGCCCGCGCTCGCCGGAGGCGCTGGTGGCGCTCCTGAAGCTGGCGCGCGAGGAGGGCATTCCCATCTCCATCCTCGGCGGTGGCGCCAACACGCTGGTGGGCGATGGCGGCGTGCCGGGCTTCACCCTGAAGCTGCCCGGAGACCTCTTTCCGGAAGTGGCGGACGTGGGCCCCGAGGAGGGCCGCCTCACGCTGGGCGCGGGCGCGGCCATCGTCCGGCTCATCAACCTCATGCGCGGCAATGCGCTGGTGGGCGCGGAGTTCCTCGCCGGTATTCCCGGCACGCTGGGCGGCGCGGTGGCCATGAATGCCGGCACCAAGAACGGAGAGGCCTTCCGTGCGATTGAGGCGGTGGAGGTCGCCACGGCGGACGGGGTGGGGTGGCTGGAGAAGGCTCGGATTCCGCACGCCTACCGTCATTCCGAATTGCCGCCGGACAGTGTGGTGACGCGGGTGCGCTTCCTCTTGAGAAAGGGGGACGTGCAGGCGTCCAAGGCCGCCATGGACGCGGACCTGGGCTACCGCAAGCGCACGCAGCCGCTGAGTCAGCCCAACTTCGGCAGCGTCTTCACCAACCCGCTGGGCGACCATGCCGGCAGGCTCATTGAATTGGTCGGCCTCAAGGGGCATACGCTGGGCCGCGCGCAGGTCTCCATCCTGCACGCCAACTGGATTGTGAATCTGGGCGGAGCCACCGCCCGTGACGTGCTGGGCCTCGTCACCCTCATGCAGCAGCGGGTGCGCGAGGAGACCGGCGTCGACATGAAACCCGAAGTCAAGCGCGTGGGAGAGTTCCTGCCATGACCCCGAATCGCGGCGCCTTCACGAAGGACGAGCTCAAGACGAAGCGCGTGGGCGTGCTCTATGGCGGCCTGTCCGCCGAGCGTGAAGTCTCCCTGCGCACCGGCGCGGCCGTGGCCGGAGCGCTGCGCTCGCTGGGCTACGACGTGGTGGAAGTGGACGTCGGCAAGGACCTGCCCGCGCGTCTCATCGCGGAGAAGGTGGACGTGGCGTGGCTGGCGGTGCACGGCCGCTATGGCGAGGACGGGTGCCTCCAGGGCCTGCTGGAGTCCATGTTCATCCCCTACAGCGGCAGCGGCGTGCTGGCCTCCGCGCTGGGCATGGACAAGGTGTACGCCAAGCAGGTCTTCGTCGCGTACGGCATCCCCACTCCGGCGTACCGCGCCTTCAAGGACGCGGAGTCGGCGCTGGCGGCGGCGGACTCGCTGCCCTTCCCCTTCCCGGTGGTGGTGAAGCCCAGCCGCGAGGGCAGCAGCGTGGGCGTTCATATCTGCAAGAAGCGCGAGGACTACGACGCCGCCGTGAAGGACGCGGCGAAGTACGCCGGCACCCTGCTGGTGGAGCAGTTCGTCAAGGGACGCGAAGTGCAGGGTGGGGTGCTGGACGATGAGGCCCTCGGCGTCATCGAGGTGCGCGCCGCGCGCGAGTTCTACGACTACGAAGCCAAGTACAAGGCGGGCTCCGGTACTCAGTATCTCTTCCCCGCGCCCCTGCCTCCTGAGCAGTATGCCCGGGTGAACGAGGTGAGCCTGGCCGCGCACAAGGCCCTCGGCTGCAGCGGGGGCTCCCGGTCCGACGTCATCATCACCGAGGGGGGGGACGTGTTCCTGCTGGAGATCAACACGCTGCCCGGCATGACGGCCACCAGTCTCCTCCCCAAGATTGCCGCCGGACGTGGTATCGACTTCCCGGCCCTGTGTGAGCGCCTGCTGTTGGGCGCCTCCCTCAAGGCCTGAGCCGCCCCCTCGCGGGCCCGACGCAACTTGGCGCCGGGCTTCGTCGAAAACCCCCGGAAGTCCCTGGCCCCGCACCCGCCGCCAGCGCTACAGCGACGTGCCTGTAGCCAAAAACTGGCGTGGAGATCCATCCGCGCGCAGCATGCGTGCGACCGTCCCGACCCATGGCCTTTGGCAGAGCGCGAAATCGTCGTCGTCAGGATACCGCCCAGCAGAAGGAGGCGGTGAAGGGTGCCGTGCGCTCGCACGGCCCCGGCGTCCTGAAGGTGCTCGCGCTGACGCTGGCCACGGGCCTGCTGGTGTGGGGCGGGGTGGAATCGCGGCACTGGGCGCTGACGTCGCCCCGCTTCGACCTCGCGGCGGTGTCCTTCTCCGGCCTCCAGCGCGCCTCGCGCGTGGAGTTGCTGCGGCTGGCGGTGCTGACGAAGGGGCAGAACCTGTGGACCCTGGACACGGGCGCCCTGGAGCGCGCCATGTCGCAGCACCCCTGGGTGAAGACGGTGGAGGTGACGCGGCGCTTCCCCAACCGCGTGTCGGTGGAGGTGACCGAACACGTGCCGGTGGCCCTGGCGGTGCTGGGCGAGTTGTACGTCCTGGACGAGGACGGTGAGCCCTTCAAGCGGGTGACGCCGGGGGACGGGCTGGATTTGCCGCTCGTCACGGGGTTGGACCGCGAGGGGTACGTGACGGACCCGACGGTGGCGCGCGAGCGCCTGCGCTCGGCGCTGGAGGTGGCGAGCGCCTATGCGCGGCTGTCAACCGACAAGGCCGAGCGCCTGTCCGAGGTCCGCATGGAGGCGCAGAGCGTGGCGCTGGTGACGGCGTCCGGCCAGGAAGTGCGCCTGGGAGAAGGAGATTCCGAGGTCAAGCTGCAGCGGCTGGCCCGGGTCCGGCGAGAGCTGGGCACGAGGGGGCTTGCAGCGGAGATCATTCACCTGGATAACCGTGCCCGACCCGGTTGGGTGGCGGTGAAGCTTTCGAGCCCTGTCTCCGAGAGGAACGGGGTCTCGACGCGGTAAGCGGATGCCCCTTTCACGAGAGTGGGGGGCCTGGGAGGGTTGTCATGGCGAAGCAGAAGTCGGGGGAGATCATCGTCGGCCTCGACATCGGCACGACGAAGATCTGCGCCATCGTCGGAGAGCTGACCGACAGCGGCATCGACATCATCGGCATCGGTACGCACCCGTCGAAGGGGTTGCGCAAGGGCGTGGTGGTCAACATCGAGGCCACGGTCTCCTCCATCCGGCGCGCCGTCGAAGAGGCGGAGCTGATGGCGGGGGCTGAAATCTCCCACGTCTATACGGGCATCGCCGGCGGCCACATCAAGGGCTTCAACTCCCAGGGCATCGTCGCGGTGAAGGACAAGGAGGTCCGCGAGGCGGACATCGCCCGCGTCATCGACGCGGCGAAGGCGGTGGCCATCCCCCTGGACCGGGAGGTCATCCACGTCCTGCCGCAGGAGTTCATCATCGACGACCAGGGCGGCATCAAGGAGCCGCTGGGCATGGCGGGCGTGCGCCTGGAGGCCAAGGTGCACATCGTCACCGGGGCCGTCTCGAGCGCGCAGAACATCGTCAAGTGCGCCAACCGCACGGGGCTGAATGTCTCCGACATCGTCCTGCAGCCGCTGGCCAGCGCGGAGGCGGTGCTGGGCGAGGACGAGAAGGAGCTGGGCGTGTGCCTCGTCGACATCGGCGGCGGCACCACGGACATCGCCATCTTCTCCGGCGGCTCCATCGTCCACACGGCGGTGATTGCGCTGGGCGGCAACAACCTCACCAGCGACATCGCCATCGGCCTG contains these protein-coding regions:
- the murG gene encoding undecaprenyldiphospho-muramoylpentapeptide beta-N-acetylglucosaminyltransferase; the encoded protein is MKVLIAGGGTGGHLFPGIALAEEVTTRHHGNEVVFVGTERGLEARVVPKEGYPLELVKVQGLKGKNLFAFIKALFALPLAFIESFRILARQKPDVVVGVGGYASGPVVLAAWLMGIPTAIQEQNALPGLTNKLLGKVVRVVFTAFEGAHRFFPEKKVQLIGNPIRRKLMDNYLRSHVAHEKFSLLVFGGSLGARGINQRMIEALNSLGDLKDGLHFVHQTGKNDLEQVRKGYAEKGFQADVVEFIDDMSSAYAKADLVVCRAGATTLAELTVCKKASILIPFPHATDDHQAVNAKALVDAGAALMFRESELTGEKLAEVIRTLKSDPAKLKNMEKKAGLLGRPEAAKELADVCVDLMVQAWGPNGRERAPTEPKKAPRSHS
- the murC gene encoding UDP-N-acetylmuramate--L-alanine ligase produces the protein MTKNKPVSLFKTRHAAQVHFVGIGGIGMSGIAEVLLNLGYRVSGSDLKESDITRRLTRMGATIFEGHKAQNLVQADVVVISSAVRKDNPEVVTARQRKIPVIPRAEMLAELMRLKYSVAVAGSHGKTTTTSMVATVLSAAGLDPTAVVGGKVNVLDSNAKLGKSELMVVEADESDGSFLKLHPSISIVTNIDPEHMDHYGTLDTLQSAFVEFCNRVPFYGLNVLCLDNPNVQALLPRIEKRFVTYGSSHMADYRLENIQLDGFTTTFQAFRRDEPLGEFRVRMVGAHNAFNALAVIAVAEEMDIPLETVRGALAEFGGVQRRFTVRGEAQGITVVDDYGHHPTEVMATLAGARKAFGRRVVVAFQPHRYTRTHDLMKEFSTSFNDADVLFVTSVYAAGEERIAGATGDALADAIRAHGHRDVTFVEKRTELPAALLPRLREGDLVLTLGAGDITQVGPDLLTLLGTSSLSKG
- the murB gene encoding UDP-N-acetylmuramate dehydrogenase; this translates as MVEAGVRTALAERVARLSGCEVKPGEPLAPLTSVRVGGAAEALVRPRSPEALVALLKLAREEGIPISILGGGANTLVGDGGVPGFTLKLPGDLFPEVADVGPEEGRLTLGAGAAIVRLINLMRGNALVGAEFLAGIPGTLGGAVAMNAGTKNGEAFRAIEAVEVATADGVGWLEKARIPHAYRHSELPPDSVVTRVRFLLRKGDVQASKAAMDADLGYRKRTQPLSQPNFGSVFTNPLGDHAGRLIELVGLKGHTLGRAQVSILHANWIVNLGGATARDVLGLVTLMQQRVREETGVDMKPEVKRVGEFLP
- a CDS encoding D-alanine--D-alanine ligase; translation: MTPNRGAFTKDELKTKRVGVLYGGLSAEREVSLRTGAAVAGALRSLGYDVVEVDVGKDLPARLIAEKVDVAWLAVHGRYGEDGCLQGLLESMFIPYSGSGVLASALGMDKVYAKQVFVAYGIPTPAYRAFKDAESALAAADSLPFPFPVVVKPSREGSSVGVHICKKREDYDAAVKDAAKYAGTLLVEQFVKGREVQGGVLDDEALGVIEVRAAREFYDYEAKYKAGSGTQYLFPAPLPPEQYARVNEVSLAAHKALGCSGGSRSDVIITEGGDVFLLEINTLPGMTATSLLPKIAAGRGIDFPALCERLLLGASLKA
- a CDS encoding cell division protein FtsQ/DivIB, with amino-acid sequence MAFGRARNRRRQDTAQQKEAVKGAVRSHGPGVLKVLALTLATGLLVWGGVESRHWALTSPRFDLAAVSFSGLQRASRVELLRLAVLTKGQNLWTLDTGALERAMSQHPWVKTVEVTRRFPNRVSVEVTEHVPVALAVLGELYVLDEDGEPFKRVTPGDGLDLPLVTGLDREGYVTDPTVARERLRSALEVASAYARLSTDKAERLSEVRMEAQSVALVTASGQEVRLGEGDSEVKLQRLARVRRELGTRGLAAEIIHLDNRARPGWVAVKLSSPVSERNGVSTR
- the ftsA gene encoding cell division protein FtsA, producing MAKQKSGEIIVGLDIGTTKICAIVGELTDSGIDIIGIGTHPSKGLRKGVVVNIEATVSSIRRAVEEAELMAGAEISHVYTGIAGGHIKGFNSQGIVAVKDKEVREADIARVIDAAKAVAIPLDREVIHVLPQEFIIDDQGGIKEPLGMAGVRLEAKVHIVTGAVSSAQNIVKCANRTGLNVSDIVLQPLASAEAVLGEDEKELGVCLVDIGGGTTDIAIFSGGSIVHTAVIALGGNNLTSDIAIGLRTPAHEAERIKQKYGCALASLINKDDTIEVPSVGGRQPRVLGRQILCEILEPRVEEIFQLVHREIQKCGYEDLLASGVVITGGSTLLAGMPELAEEVLGLPVRRGMPRGIGGLVDVVKSPMYATGVGLVVYGAKHLDRRMFRIREENVYKKVKGRMREWLEEIF